From a single Hypanus sabinus isolate sHypSab1 chromosome 7, sHypSab1.hap1, whole genome shotgun sequence genomic region:
- the LOC132397249 gene encoding uncharacterized protein LOC132397249 yields MVPVKHIHNQHPTTFFARVSCSLSILWHCGLILLTQVFLGLLIKLHAVLQLSVSSHLKPIDKGPPSSEQVVEVKKCDERLLNRFGRAERAFGINDDSSLQCRFIKTAKGINSQLTLNECNLTDHKIISMLPFKSEKNAQPSTEEDYCQPYLNNKINQEFFRDDANCTTDGKCVVVRYPVNQSAFTKMIMREWKIKEDDQEACSSTDDEEWDDSEESSTQCDSHESLSDEEQNEILWKSFFTTDIYNPWNFSAQLTSSSTRIVTEDLKEQCLEKNVKRNASTAKVNVSFAQKPILPQRHFQHFCKLGARESVKFHVWRKSSKCTKLEKGDKVMGKPTCKKLRFSPVVEVHTMVAWSFALREARKGHWIQAAYDRASFLDRVRNTEMAIGYCLQKDHRLKIWEKIHSHNSKNYVQ; encoded by the exons ATGGTTCCCGTCAAGCACATTCACAATCAACACCCAACCACCTTTTTCGCCAGGGTTAGTTGTTCACTCTCCATCCTGTGGCACTGTGGGCTGATTCTGCTGACACAAGTCTTTCTTGGACTGTTGATTAAGCTCCATGCAG TTCTTCAGCTGTCCGTATCATCACATCTCAAGCCTATAGACAAGGGGCCACCAAGCAGTGAACAAGTGGTTGAAGTCAAAAAATGCGACGAAAGATTACTGAACAGGTTTGGAAGAGCAGAAAGAGCATTTGGTATCAATGATGACAGTAGCCTGCAGTGCAGATTCATAAAGACTGCCAAAGGAATTAATTCTCAATTGACCTTAAATGAATGTAATTTAACTGACCACAAAATAATCTCCATGCTTCCATTTAAATCAGAAAAAAATGCTCAGCCCAGTACTGAGGAGGACTATTGTCAACCTTATCTGAATAATAAGATCAACCAAGAGTTCTTCAGAGATGATGCTAACTGTACGACTGATGGCAAATGTGTGGTTGTCAGGTACCCTGTCAATCAAAGTGCATTTACAAAAATGATTATGAGAGAATGGAAGATTAAAGAGGATGATCAAGAAGCTTGCAGTTCGACTGATGATGAAGAATGGGATGACTCTGAAGAATCATCCACTCAGTGCGATAGTCATGAATCACTTAGTGATGAGGAACAGAATGAAATCCTTTGGAAATCTTTCTTTACAACAGACATCTACAATCCATGGAATTTTTCTGCACAACTTACTAGTTCTTCCACAAGAATAGTCACTGAAGATTTAAAGGAACAGTGTTTAGAAAAGAATGTGAAGAGGAATGCCAGCACAGCTAAAGTAAATGTATCATTTGCACAGAAACCAATTTTACCACAGAGACATTTCCAACACTTTTGCAAACTTGGTGCTAGGGAAAGTGTCAAATTCCATGTGTGGAGAAAGTCATCGAAATGCACTAAACTTGAAAAAGGAGACAAAGTGATGGGTAAACCAACCTGTAAAAAG CTGAGATTTTCTCCTGTTGTTGAAGTTCACACAATGGTGGCATGGTCCTTTGCTTTACGTGAAGCTCGGAAGGGCCATTGGATACAGGCAGCTTATGACAGAGCAAGTTTCCTGGACAGGGTGCGGAACACAGAAATGGCAATTGGTTATTGTCTCCAGAAGGATCACAGACTGAAAATCTGGGAAAAAATTCACAGTCATAATTCAAAGAATTATGTACAGTAG
- the LOC132397250 gene encoding general transcription factor II-I repeat domain-containing protein 2A-like has translation MGAPNMTGTHKGIVALLQKSLDRKLLTFHCILHQEALCAQTFPPECTEVMDVVIQTVNKIMAKSLNHRQFRLLLDELESAYSDLLLHNKVRWLSKGEVLKRFVACLEEVKTFLGSKGLTFPELEQPEWLEKLHFMVDMTAHLNTLNTALQGKGRTALHMLEDVLAFERKLTVLARDLQKGTLSHFPNLREFKQGHDMIISEYLHSAIIAMQTSFGKRFCEFREEKNTLSFPVTPLSIDPSLLNTTALAGVSQPDLEMELADIADKDIWVSKFRRLTADLEDVARQKAVLAQNHKWSDIENLPKPDKLVFETWNAMPDIYVNMKKYALGVLSIFGSTYVCEQVFSNMNFIKNKHRARLTDDSLRSCVKMKVTSYSPDVQTLCAEVQEQKSH, from the coding sequence atgggggcaccgaacatgacgggaacgcacaagggaattgtggctttactgcagaagtcgctggacagaaagctgctgacttttcactgcatcttgcaccaagaggcactgtgcgctcaaacatttcctccggaatgcacagaagtaatggatgttgtcattcagactgtcaataaaataatggcaaaaagtttaaatcaccgtcaattccgtttgttactggacgagctggaaagcgcatattctgatctcctgctgcacaacaaagtccggtggctgtccaaaggggaggtgctgaaacgctttgtcgcgtgtctggaagaagtgaaaactttcctgggcagcaaagggctcacctttcctgagctggaacagccagagtggctggaaaagctacacttcatggtagacatgacagcgcacctgaacacgctgaacacagctcttcaggggaaaggacgcacagccctgcacatgttggaggatgtcttggcattcgagcgcaagttgacagtgcttgccagagatttacagaaaggcactttgtctcacttccccaatttgagagagttcaaacaaggtcacgacatgataatttcggagtatttacattctgcaatcatcgcaatgcaaacatcgtttgggaaacgcttctgtgagttcagagaggaaaaaaacacattatccttcccggtcactcccttaagcatcgatccttccctactgaatacgactgcattggcaggtgtgagtcaacctgatcttgagatggaactggccgacatagccgacaaagacatatgggtgtccaagtttagacgcttgacagcagaccttgaagatgttgcccgtcagaaggccgttcttgctcagaatcacaaatggagtgatattgaaaaccttccaaaaccggacaaacttgtgttcgaaacatggaatgctatgcccgacatttatgtaaacatgaaaaagtatgcgcttggagtcctgtcaatctttggatccacatatgtatgtgagcaggtgttctccaacatgaactttattaaaaacaaacatcgcgcacgcctcacagatgacagcttgcgatcctgtgtaaagatgaaggtgacgtcatacagccctgatgtgcagacgctgtgcgctgaggtccaggagcagaaatcccattaa